One region of Gorilla gorilla gorilla isolate KB3781 chromosome 15, NHGRI_mGorGor1-v2.1_pri, whole genome shotgun sequence genomic DNA includes:
- the LOC129526750 gene encoding short coiled-coil protein B-like, translating to MTNIDMDAVDAENHLELEGKTQLINQVLEPQHTLQDLPVRGDAVTEENLKLKSENQVLRQYTENFMSASSVFQTTDTKSKRKYRIEALLFYGIAADLSLYVGQISKVIVPLFVVSLNIYEANVRCRQHS from the coding sequence ATGACAAATATTGACATGGATGCAGTTGATGCTGAAAATCATTTGGAACTGGAGGGAAAAACACAGCTTATTAATCAAGTGTTGGAACCCCAACATACACTTCAAGATCTCCCTGTCAGAGGAGATGCAGTTACGGAAGAAAATCTCAAGCTAAAATCAGAAAACCAAGTTCTTAGACAATACACAGAAAATTTCATGTCAGCTTCTAGTGTTTTTCAAACAACTgacacaaaaagcaaaagaaaatacagaattgaAGCCCTTCTGTTTTACGGAATTGCTGCTGACCTTTCTTTATATGTTGGACAGATTTCAAAAGTGATAGTACCTTTGTTTGTGGTTTCATTGAATATTTATGAAGCTAATGTCAGATGTAGGCAACATTCATAG